GCCTGCCCCTGTACTCCACCTAAAGGCTGGTGAATCATAATGCGAGCCATGGGTAATGCAAAACGTTTTCCGGGTGTTCCGGCAGCCAATAGGAAGGAACCCATACTGGCAGCTTGACCCAGGCAAATCGTTGAAACATTGGGCTTAATATACTGCATAGTATCATAAATAGCCAGACCTGCAGTTACTATCCCTCCGGGAGAGTTAATATAGAGGTGAATATCCTTTTCTGGATCTTCCGCCTCCAGGAACAAGAACTGAGCAATCACCAGGTTAGCAACATGATCATCAATAGGACCGCCAATAAAAATAATCCGATCCTTTAATAGCCTGGAATAAATATCATAAGCTCGCTCGCCCCGGTTGGTTTGTTCAACTACCATTGGTACTAAACTTGACATGACCTTCGCCCCCTTGATCTATTGGCTTTCTAAGGACTTACTCTTCCAACATATTCAGGTTATGCTTCTTTGGTGCCTTCGCTAATTTTGGCATTATCAACCAGGAAGGTAACAACCTTACGACGAGCTATATCTTGATTAATATGCCCCAGTTCACCCTGTAATTCCAGGGTTTTACGAACAACTTTCGCATCTTGCTTGACATATTCAGCAATCTTTTGAATTTCTTCGTTAATTTCTTCTTCGCTGGCAGTAATGTTTTCAGCCTTGGCGATGGCATCAAGAACCAATTCGTTGCGAACTGTCTTTTCTGCGTCGGGTTTCATCCGTTCGCGCATGTCGTCAATGCTGCTGTTGGTATATTGGAAATATTGATCTAAATTAATACCCTGTTGAGCTAGACGATGCCCAACACTATTGATCATTTCTTCTACCTTGTATTCAATCATAACTTCAGGGATTTCTACGGTAGCATTGGCCACCACAGCATCCACTACACCATTTTCCACAGCAGACTTAGCCTTGGTTTCTGCAGCTTCCATTAATCTTTTCCGAATATCATTTCTTAATTCGTCAAGGGTATCAAATTCGCTGACATCCTTAGCAAATTCGTCATCCAGTTCTGCCAATTCTTTACGTTTAATTTCGTTTACCTTTACTTTAAAAGTAGCGGCTTTACCAGCCAAATTCTCGGCATGATACTCTTCGGGGAAGGTTACGTTAATATCTTTTTCTTCGCCAAGTTTAAGCCCAATAATTTGTTCTTCGAAACCGGGAATAAAGGTTCCGGAACCAATGGTAAGGGAGTAATTGGTGGCGCTACCACCTTCAAAGGCTTCACCGTCCACATAACCGGTAAAGTCGATGAGCACGGTATCGTCCTGCTGTACGGTACCATCTTCCACTGTGATGAGCTTAGCATGGCGGTTCTGCAAACGCTCTAGTTCCTGTTGTACTTCCTCATCGGTTATTTCAGTGGTGGGACGGGTTACTTCCACACCTTTATATTCACCCAGGGTTACTTCGGGTTTTACTTCCACAGTGGCCTTAAAAATAAGCGGCTTACCTGCTTCACCCTGCACAATATCAATCTTAGGTTGATCAATAGGCTCTGTTTCAGTTTCCTTGAGGGCCTGCAGATAGGCTTCGGGAACTATCATTTCGGCGGCTTCACCAAAGAGCGTTTCTTTGCCTACATAGCGTTCTACCATAGCTCTGGGAGCCTTCCCTTTGCGGAAACCGGGAATATTTACCTGCTTCACAATTTTGCGGTAGGCTTTATCTAAAGCCTTATCGAGCATTTCTTGTTCTACCTCAACTTCTAAAAGGACGGTGTTTTTTTCGATCCTTTCCGCTGTTGCCTTCATGTTTAAATAGTTCCTCCTTAAAACTTGTTTGTGTTTTAGTGATTATTTTACTGAAATCACACCACCCTCTGCCGGGTTCGGACCTCTGGTAAAATCTTTTTCCTAACATTAGTAATTCATTCTACGAAGGTGCCTTAACTCCTGCTACATCCGAATCATCAGGCATCAAAAAGGGTAATTTTTTCCAGCACAACTCGATAATTAAAATACCAGGGCACACCCCTGGTGATTCTAATAAATCATGACAATTATACCACATTGTTTAAGTATTGCAAAACCTTTACCAATACCTAATTTCTAAAATAATATTGTAAACATTAATTAGATAATTGCAAAATTACTGAATTTTGTGTTATTATTAACCTATCGGAGGTAGCGTATTATGATACATAAATGTTTGATCTGTCATAAGGAAACAACCAAAGTTTTAGAATGTACAGTATGTGGTGAGGATGTTTGTTCCTCCTGTTCCGAGCAGTGCAGTGTCTGTAAACAGTGGGCCTGCCATAAGCATATGCTCTGTATTTACAAAGGGGTTCACGTATGTACAAATTGTTATGCCGATCAACTAACTAACCAGGATTAGAGCCGGACGCTTAAAGTGTCCGGCTTTTTTGTATGGCCAACTGCCATCATCTTAAAACTATAACAAAAGACCTACTCTTTTGAGCAGGTCTTTTAGTGGTGCGGATGAAGGGACTTGAACCCCCACGGCTGTTAACCACTGGAACCTAAATCCAGCGCGTCTGCCAATTCCGCCACATCCGCAAATTAAGATAAATGGTGATCCATCCGCGACTCGAACGCGGGACACCCTGATTAAAAGTCAGGTGCTCTACCAACTGAGCTAATGGATCACTTACTGGCTGGGGCGGCTGGATTCGAACCAACGAATGCCGGAGTCAAAGTCCGGTGCCTTACCGCTTGGCGACGCCCCAATTTATATAAAATTAATGGGGTGGATAATGGGACTCGAACCCACGGCCTCCAGAGCCACAATCTGGCGCTCTAACCAACTGAGCTATACCCACCACAATTCTCGCAACTCGCAGAGTTTATATTACCAAAGTGTTAAGTCGTTGTCAAGGGATGTTTTTATTTAAGAAAATTAATTACATCACCGCGACAGTTCTTAATTATATTTACACTTTAAGTAGAAGTCAAGTTTTTTTATCTGTGTCTGGGCTAATTCTGTATTCCTTTTAGGTCCTGTTTAGGCTTATGGGTATTTCTTTTGGGTCCTGGCTGGGCTCTAATGGGGTATTCCCCTTGGGTCTTGACTGGGCTATGAAGTATTCTTTGGGGTCCTGGTATCTTTAAGACTAGACCCAAAAGGAATACCCCTTAGCTTAGCCAAGACCCCAAAGAATAGCTTCTTCGGCCCAGTCAGGACCCAAGATGCTTACCCTTAAGCCCAGACAGTTTCCTAATAATCTCCTGTGCCTCTGCAACGGTAACCGGTACAGTGGGCTGACATAATTCAGGAAATGGCACAAATATCTGGCTAACGGTGGGAAGTTCCAAATCCGCTTGCACCACCACCTGTTGGTTGGTAAGTAAACTGGGTTTTCCTTCAGCCAATATCTGTCCGCTATGTAAGAGGAACACCCGATCTGCCCAGCGGGCGGCTAAATCCACATCATGGGTAGCCATAACAATGGTTTTACCCTGGCTGTTTAATTCATCCAGCAACTGAAAAAGTGACTGTTTGGCCGCCGGGTCTAAAAAGGCCGCCGGCTCGTCCAATACAATAATTTCCGGTTGCATCGCCAGTACCCCAGCAATAGCCACTCTCTTTTTTTGCCCATAACTTAAATGATAAGGTGCCTTTTGACTATATGCCTCCATTTTGACCTGTTTTAATGCCCCACTAACTCTTTTTTTTAGTTCTTCTCCCCTTAATCCCTGGTTAATGGGACCAAAGGCCACATCGTCCCAGACGGTGGCGGAAAAAAGCTGATCATCCGGGTCTTGGAAAACCATCCCCACTTGACTGCGCAGCCATTTTTCCCGGCCTTTGCCGACCCTTTGGGCCAGCACTGTTAACTCTCCCTGCTGCACCTGGTGAATACCGTTGAGATGCAGTAATAAAGTGGTTTTCCCCGAGCCATTAGGCCCTAGGATAGCCACTTTAGTGCCCCTCTCTATGTGCAAGGAGATATTCCTTAAAGCCTTGGTACCGTCTTTATAATGGAAGGAAAGTTTATTTATTTCAATAGCAAAATCCATTGCTGCACTCCCAGATCAAAGAATTTAAAAGCCCCGGCTGTAGTAATAACCCCAGCTCCCCAGCAAAGATCCCTTTTTTTAATGCGATGACAATGACCACAACAGGGGGGGCTGCCATCGTAACCACGGGATAACATGGCTAAATAAACCCGTTCAGACCGATCATAGGCTCGGAGAAACAACAGTCCCAGTGTACTGCCAATGGTCTTTACACTATGCCAATGCCAAAGGTTTTTGCCTGCTACAAAGGAGCGAGCTTTTCTAGCGGTTTGCATACGAGCCAATTCATCCAGCACCACAGCTAAATAGCGCACGGTAAAATCCATCAGGACTATAAAGATCTTCGGTACTTTAAGATGCTGCAAAGCGTGTATTATCTCCGGCAGAGTGGTGGTAGCAGCCAGAAAAAACATACCCATAAAGGCCGTGATCATGCGTAGGCCCGGCAGCACAACCGCTGCCCAGCCCTCACGGGTGGCAGTTAATTCTAAAACACCTAAGTACAGTGTAAAAACTGGTTCTCCCGGCGTGGTAAAGGGCAGCAGGCAAAGCATAAGTCCCCCAAAGGGCAAGATAAGGGTCAGTCTTTTTAGCAAATAACCCCCAGAAATACCCACAGCAAAGGAGCTTCCCAGCAAAAGCAAAAGAGCAGCCAGCAGCACCCTTGTGTTATGTAGCGTGGAAATTATGATGACGAACATAAAAATAGCTACCACCTTAACCCTAGGGTCGACAGTTGTTATCCAACCAACGGCAGCTGGCCGCTCTCTGAGAAATGACATGGAAACCTCCGTTTGGGCCGTTAGCTGTCGGCCATTGGCCCAGTTGCTTTTTTTTTAATTTTAGCTATATGGCATGGTAACCGCTACCAATAACCTATGTAGATGTTTTGCCCTGCTTAACCAACAGCTTCAAAAGGAGAGTAAGGCCGACATAGGTAGTCAACACCCCCACCACTCCTGCCAGGGCGGTGGCCAGCATCTCATTTTGCAGTCCCGGTATTAAATAATCCGGTATGGGTGAGCTAATGACCTCTTGCCCTTCGGCAATCTGCAAAAAGCTGTGGTCCTCGGCTACCCTTTCCAGTCCGTCTGGTAGGGGCGAGGCAAAGGGTGAAAGCAGCGCCGCCACCAACAGGGAAATAGCAAGGCCAAACCAGATTTTTTTACTCATCGATAGCCAGCCCCTTTCTTAGCCAACGGGGATGGAAACCCACCTTTAACACTGTCAGGACCACTGCGGTAGTTATAACACCTTCGCCTATACCAATAAAGGCATGCACCCCCAGCATGGCAGGCAAACCCACATCCAGAGGTATCCTATTAGACAGTGCCAGTTCCACTGCAGCCGCCCCGGCGGCAACCATCACCGATAGCCAGGAGGCCACAAAGCAAGCCACAGCGTCCATCCATTTACTGTGGGACAGCCCTTTCAGTGTGCGGTACGCCAGTTGGGTGACAAAGGTCCCGATAATCGCCATATTTAACACATTGGCTCCCAGGGCGGTAAGGCCTCCGTCTTGAAAGACCAGACATTGGATGATGAGAACGGTGGTCAGAACAAGCGAGGCACTCCAGGGTCCTAGCAGTATGGTAGCCAAGGCTGCACCCAGCAAGTGGCCGGAGGTACCCCCCGCCACCGGAAAGTTAACCATTTGAGCGGCAAAAATAAAGGCTGCCATTACACCCAATTGGGGTATTTGCCGATCATTCAGTTCCTGTTTCGTTTTGCTCACACTATATCCCAGGGCCATGGCCCCCAAGGCTGCGGTAGACAGCCAGGTTTTGGTGTCTAAGAAACCATCGGGTATATGCATGCGAACACCTCCAAAAAATAAAAGCCTCAACCAGGCCCGGTCCACCCGGAATGTCCTTGTGCGGCTTGACATGATACTCTATTAGTATTTTATTCTCCGAATTACACTTTATTCCTGCAGGTTAGGTCATTTATGGGGATTTTTGTCTGACACTGTAATCCCTTTTTAATTTAGTAGTAGTAAATAGACCTACCTTTTGCTATTATAAAATCTATTAGGTTTTACCGGAGGTGTTGGTTCATGACCAGTGATTTAAAACAGGGTATCAAAGCGGCGCTGCCGGTGGTGTTTGGTTATTTTCCCATTGGTCTGGCCTTTGGTGTCTTGGCCATCCAGTCGGGCATGACCATTATAGAGGTTTTTCTCATGTCACTGCTGGTTTACGCTGGTTCAGCCCAGTTTATTGGCGCCGGTATGCTGGGAGCCCAAGCATCCATAGGTGCCATTGTACTCACAACTTTTCTGGTTAATTCAAGACACCTGCTAATGACGGCCTCCCTGGCTCCTTTCATGCGAAATCTTAGCCCCAGGCTTTTGTCCTTATTGGGCTTTTGGGTCACCGATGAAACCTTTGCCATTTCCATTGCCGCTGTGGCCAAGCAGCAGCAAAGTAAGGGCTATTTCTTTGGCCTCTTTATTACAGCCCACTTAGCTTGGATTTCCAGCACTGTGTTAGGTGCCATGGTGGGTAATTTCATTCCGGACCCCCGGGTCTTTGGTCTGGATTTTGCCCTACCGGCCATGTTCATTGCCTTGCTGATTTTACAGGTTAAACATAAAAAGGCCGTTGCTGTGGTAATTGTTTCCGCTGCCCTCTCCATTGGCATTAAGCTAAATGCACCAGGCAGTTGGAACATTATTCTGGCCACCATTATTTCTGCCACGATAGGGGTGTTAATTGATCAATGGATGGAAAAGTCCTCGCAGTCATTATCGGCATGATGCTGGTTACCTATATTCCTCGCATGCTCCCTCTGGCCATTTTATCCCGTATCAATATTTCCAAGGGGGTATTGAACTGGCTGAGCTATGTGCCGGTGGCAGTGCTCTCGGCCTTATTAGCCCCTGAGTTGTTAATAAGGGACGGCCAACTGAGCTTTAATCTTGCCAATACCTATTTGCTGGCAGCCCTCCCTTGCTTCCTGGTGGGCGCCTACAGTAAAAGTATCTTTCTAACCGTTGTCACCGGTATGGGTATGATGGTGTTGTTAAACAGATTGTAGAAAACAGCCAGCGGCCGCCAAGCTGCTGGCTGTTTTTCTTACACCTTACTGGATACATTAACATGGGCGGCAGCCATAAATTCCTCCACCACTCCCCTGTCACTGGTTAAACAGCTAACCCCCACCGCTGCTCCAAAGGCACCCACCACACTATAAATGGCCGGATTGACCAGCACCGGCAATCCCAAGAGGAAGGGCTTTTTCAGAAAGATGGCTACTGTGAAAAGCAGTGATAGGAAAAGTCCCGTACACATGCCGGCTATAACCCCTTGTTTAGTGAGGTTTTTCCACCAAATGGCGAGAATCAAGACCGGCGCAAAGGTACTGGCCCCCAAGCCAAAGGCGATGGCCACCAGAAAAGAAATTCCTTGGTCCCTTAAGCCGATGGCTAAAATAATGGCAAGGGCAGACAAAACCGCCGAACCCACTTTGGCAAACCTTAATTGTTCACTCTGGCTAGCCCTGGGCCTTAAAAGACTGGCATAAACATCGTGTGCCAGGCAAGTGGTGGCAGATATCATTAAGCCAGAGGCGGTACTAAGCATGGCCGCCATGGCTCCGGCGGCTGCCAAACCCATCAGGAACTCCCCGCCCACCATTTGGCTTAACATAGGCACCACCATATTGGTGGCCACCCCGGTTTCTCCCGCCGCTAAATACTGCATTAATGTAGGATAAAGTAATATCATAGCTGCCAAACCCACCAAGCAAGTGGCTACATAGAATACCGCTAACCCACTCAGGGTAAGCACCAAACTCTTTCTGGCGTCCTCCGCACTGGGCACTGTATAAAGCCTGGTTAATATGTGCGGCAACCCGGCAACCCCTAAGAACAGGGCTAATACAAAGCTGATCTGGTTAGGTAAGTCCTGGGCGAAAACCCCCGGTGTTAAGGCCGTTGGTGTACCGGGCAGAGCCAGGGGAGTACTTTGGGAGATTTGCGGCGGTATGGTTTCCTGGGCGGTATATAAAATTTGCAAGGGATTGCCATCAAAATATTGCACTGTAATCAGGATAAAGATAGCCACCATGACCAGCCAGAGCACCACTCCCTGAATGATTTGATTATAAGTGGTTCCCCGCATACCTCCCAGCACCACATAAAGCCCCATGAAAATGCCCACCACCAGCATGGTGAACAGGTAATCCCAGCCTAGCAGCAGGTGGAACAGTCCTCCGGCCCCAATAATCTGAGGTACCAAATAAAAGGTACAAATTATAAGGGTGGTAACTGCGGAAATAATCCTGATGCCCTGAGAGTTGAAGCGCGCCGTTAACACATCGGCAACGGTAAATTTCCCAGTATTGCGCAAGGCCGTGGCCACCACAAACAACACCGTCATATAGCCGGCAAAAAAACCCAGACCATCCCAAAACCGGTCTATGCCAAAGATGGCCACAGCCCCGGCTACCCCCAGAAAACTGGCGGCACTTAAATAATCTCCAATTAAGGCCAGCCCGTTGGCCACCCAGGAAATTTTTCCTCCTGCCACATAGAACTCCGTGGTGGTACGGGTCCATCTGCGGCTGTACCAGGCCACCGAGAGAGTTAGGAGCAGGCTGACAGCCACAATAACAACAGCTATGGGATTTTGCATCTATCCTACCTCCCTAATCTTAAATAAAAACAACATAAGGCAATTGACACCGGAAAAATCATAAACCCTAACCAAACCCCCAAGGGAATGCCCCAACACAGCTGTCCGGCAACGGTTTGATAATTGGGGGTATTAATAATAGCCGTAGTGAAGTAAAAAAGGCCAAAAATAGCTAGAAAACCAAAGGATAAAAGAAAATTACGCCGCCTGCTATCCCGCAGCAAGGCCAAAGAATCCGCTGCTATGACAGTTGGATTAGGCTGGCTGCCAGCCAAATTCCCTGCCAGCTCTTTTAAATCAGTAAGATCCACAGCGCCTCTTTTTACGACCAAGACCGGGAGGGAAGAACCCTTTAATACACTTTCCGCCACACTGCCAAAATGCATTTTTTCCAGTCCCTTACGAGCTGAATCTCCCATCACGATGAGATCCACCTGCTGTTTTTGCGCTGTTTGCAAAATGGTCCCTGCCACAACCCCTGCGGTTTTCATAGTTCGAATATCGCATCCCATCCTTTGGCCGTACTCTTGTAGCAAATTGAGGGGAGCTTCGCTGATCATACCCTTGGTTTGGGAAGCTTCCAGGCGTTTCTCTGTGGGAAGAAGCAGTGTCTTTTCTTCCACTTGCAAGGCAATGACAGTGGCACCATACCTCTGGGCTAATTCCAAAGCCTTTTTGGCTGCGGCCAGGGATGGTTCGAAGCCATCCACTGCCACCAGGATTTTGCGCATAATTTTTCACCCCTTAGACAAATTTGATTAGTCGGGGTATGGTGCTACCCCAAAATAAATTAAAGCTATTATAGCCACCGGGTGCTCCCGTGCCTAGAAAAACCCGGCCAATGACAAAAAAGCAACCACCAGATGCTATATCCGGTGGTTGCCAGAAATCGTTATCTTTTCTTATGGTAAGTTGACGGTTAAAGTCCTATAATCAGCAACTAAAGCCTACTTCCTGCCACTGGGGAGTAGTCCAGTTTCAGGGCATGCTCCACCTTATCGTCAAAGGCCTGGTCGTGGGAAACCAGCAGCAGTTGTTCAAATTTGCACTCCTCCTGGGCTTTAGCTATAGCCTCTGCCAGCATGATACGGCTTTCGGCATCTAAGCCGTAGGTAGGTTCATCAAAGGCACAGAAGCCTGCCCTGGAAAATTCCTTAACCAGTGCTAACTGCATGGCCAGAGCTGCTTTCATTTGTTGACCGCCGGACAGGCTGGCAAAGCGTTTTTCCCCCGAAACAGTGGTAACGGTAAGGACATAGTCCCCGGCCCGCCAGTTAAATTGGGCGGCCTCCGGACTCATGGTATTATAAATACTCTGCGCCTGGGCAGCCACCCGTGCAGTGAGGTTCCTGGCCACTGGCTCCTGGGCATCCTTGAGAATGCTCCTGGCCTTTTCCAGTATTTTCTCCTCCACCTGCAACCGCACCAGTTCTTGCCACTCTCGATCTCTTTGCTGTTGCAGTTTGGCTGCCATTTGTACCCGCTGTTGTTGTTCGGCTAAGACCTTAGTGGCCTCTGTCAGTTTGGTGCTGGCCTCGCCCAATTCCTTGCTGGCCTGAGCCACCTTCTGCTGCAATTCCCTGTGCTGCTCCGGATTGTAAGCTGCCTCGGCCTGGCGGAAGGATTCCTCGGCTTGAGTCAGGGCTAACTGGGTTTGCTGGTAACGTTGCAACTGCTGTTCATAAATCCCCTGGTATTCGGCTAACTTCTCTGCTGTTTTGTGATGCTGCAGGTAACGGGTATAGCCGGCGCTATACTGTCCCTTTTGCTCATTGGCGTTAGTAATTTGTTCATCCAAGCCCTGGTAGGGTTGTAGCTGCTGTTCCAATTGGCCCAAGCGGGATTTTATGTCGGCCAGGGCTTGCCGCAAAGTCGCGGCTTGGTTCTCCGCCTGTCCAGCCCTGTCCAGCAAGTTCTTGATATCCAACTCTAAGCCCTTTAAGGCCCGCTCCTCCGACTCTAACTCTTTCTGACGGGCCACCCGCAGGGTGTTGGTTTGTTGTTCCAGGGCATGTTGCTCCTTAACTGCAGGTTCCCAAAGGCGGTAGCGCTCATACAGGGCTTTAAACAAATGCCTGATCTCCTCCACCGCCGCCCTGGCAGCAGCTGCCTCGGGCTGAGCATCCTTTACAAAACCCTTAAGTCTTGGTAAATCTCCCCCGGTTTGCAGTTCCTGAGCCAGCCTTTCCGCCGCCACCCGTCCCGCTGGGTTCTCAACTTCTTGGTAGTTACGCTGGATACTCTGCACTAACTGGCTGGCCCTGGCCAGCTTTTTGAGGTGTTCCTTTTCTGCCGTTTGATATTGGTTAAGCCTTTCCTTGGCCTCAGCCACCTGCCGCTGCTTCTCTTGATATTCCTCAGTTACTGCCTTTAGTTTATTATGTAAACCTTCTAAATCCTGGCGGGCTTTGTCTGGGTCAAATTGATGGCATTGAGTGCCCAAGAGGGGACACTGCCCGGTACTAAGCCGAGCCAATTGCTGCTCCAGAATAACCTTGTCCTGTTTAGTTCGTTCTAAAAGCCCGCGGCACTCCTGCTCCTCTCCCTCGGCCTGGGCCAGTGCTCCCTTGGCCTGCTCCAGCTTCTCCTGCAGGGTGTAATCAACCTGCTGCAGGTTTTGTTCCAGTTCCACCAACTGATCTGCTGCCTGTTTACCCAGGGCTTTCATGCCGTTGAGCCATTCCACCACCAGAGCCAATTGGGAATTAAGCAGTTCAGCCCTTTCCTTCAACTGCCTGTAGGCCTCTTCTCCCGCCGCCAGTTCCAAGCGCTGCTGCTTCAGTACGGCATGTCGGTGTTCCCACTCTTGTTTCTTCAGGGCTGCCTGCTCCTTGTCCCTGGCCGCTTCCTGTTGCTTGGCCAGCACATCTCTGCTGAGGGCTGTTTCTTCCTTTTGTAAGCCGGTAAGCTGTTTGGTTAACTGATCCCGTATACCCCGCTGTTTCTCCAGGGACTGAATCTGCTGCTCCAACTGCAGATAGGCCTCATAGTCTTTGCTGGTTTCCTGTAGCACCAATTTGGCCTGCTTGGCTTCTGCCACCTGAGCCGCAGCATGCTCCAGGAGGGCTTTCGCCTGCTCTAAATTTCCTTTGGCCTCACCCACATTCAGTTTAGCAGTTTGGAAGTTATGCATTAAACCGTCGTAGCGTTTAAGCTCTCCAGTGAGCTGGTTAAGTTGTTGCTGGCACTTATCCACCAGTAACTGCAAGGTGGCCTGCTGGCGTAATCCCTCTTCCAGTCGCGCCGGTGCATCCGCCAGTTGGGCCAGTTGCCCCTCCAAGCCGCTGATGACAGTACGCTGCTGGTTGGCTTCCATTCTAATTTCGTCCGCCGGAGCCTTAAGGGAATCAAAGCACTGGCGAAAGATATCTACATCCAGCAGGGGATCAAAGTGGTTTTTGGCCTCCCGTGGTTTAAGGTCAAAGGGCAGTGTAAAACGTCCCTGCTTGACCCCCAGTAAACTGTGATACACTTCAGCCAACCGTTCCGGCCGTTCCACCCCCACCAGGCGAGCTAAAAATTCCCGAACCTCACTATCTCCCTCAGCTTCGATAAAATCCTCTTCCTCCCGGACCACCTTCCAGCGGCGACCGCCATTGCCCAAATCCCGCTCCACCCGGTAGGTGCCATCCTGATGCCCCAGCCAGACATCTATTTCACCGGACCGGCAACCATTTCTTAAGAAATAGGTATGAACTGCCATTTGGGCATTGCCTCGCACTGGTTCCGCATCAAACACAGCATAGCCTATGGCCTCGATAATGGTACTCTTGCCAGCACCATTTTTACCGGCAATCTGGTTGATCCCCTGTTCCAAAGGTATCAATATCCCCTGGCCATTTTCCCCCTCGCCATAGCTTTTAATATTTTTTAGCCTAATCTTTTGTACCCACATTAGGCCTCACCATCCTTTGCCGCTGCCACCGAGCGAGCGGGCAGTTGATTTAATTCTTCGGCCACCAACCTGTCCACCAGCTCACTGCCACTGAGACGTTCCCTAATCTCCTGGGGCGTGGCGTTTTGGCGCACATCCTCTTTAAACTGGTAAAATAACCTGGCCAGAGCATCCACTTGTTCCTCCAAGCCCGGCAAAGGCTTCTCCGTCAACAATTCATGAATAGCCTGTAATTCCAAGGCTTCCCGGGAGGTTGTGACTACCGCTGCCAGTTCACTGCCGGTAGCGTTAGTGGCTAACTGTAAACCGGTGGAATTAACCTCCACCGCTCGCACCGGTACCTGCTGCTCCAAAAACTCTGCCAGGGCAGCGGTATCCAAACGGATGCGGCCCAAATTTACCGCACCGATGAGTTCCAAGCGTACAGCGGTTTCCGGCCCAGCCCCCAGTTCCCTAAGTTTTTGGGCAATATCCTCGGAGATTAGCTCCATGGCCCGTTTCGTCCGGTTGCTGTGGGGGGTGCAATCGTAGGTTACCGTTAAAACTTGCCTTTTGGGCACTGCCAATATTTCTGCCCGCAGCAGAGGGTTGTCCGCCAGGGGATCAATTTCCACCACCGCTAACCCCCGGGGCTTACCATCGTACCTACTTTCCTCTAAACGAATATGCTCCGGAGAACCGGGGTTAATGGCCCAGTTCTCATAAGTCATGGGTTTATGAATATGGCCCAAAGCCAAATAGTCCACATTTTCTCTTAGAAAGGCTAAGCTCTCTTTAGCAAAGCCGCCCCCTTCTTGCACCATATAATCAGGGCCGGCGTGAAGCAGCATAACCACTGCCCCAGGCCACTGCCAACCGGCCATATGTTCCGCAATGAGCTTGGCCCGTTTAATGGTACCGGCACCCAAATAGCCCGCGCCAATCAGGCGAACACCCTTAAAATCAATATAGGAGCCCTCCCTTTTCTGAGGGTCCCAGGGCTTAATTACCGGGCCGGTGGCATTAAAGGGTATCGTTAGCAGGTGCAATAGTCCAATGTCGTTTAAATACCTTACCCAGCTGGGGGTATCCCCGGAAATGGTAGCCCGATCGTGGTTGCCCTCTATGGCAAATACCGGGACACCAGCCCGCTGCAGAGGGGCAAGACATTCTGTGGCCTGCTGGAGGTAGGGGGGCAGGATGTTGGGCGAATCAAAAATGTCCCCGGCTATGAGCAA
This region of Desulforamulus ferrireducens genomic DNA includes:
- the clpP gene encoding ATP-dependent Clp endopeptidase proteolytic subunit ClpP, producing MSSLVPMVVEQTNRGERAYDIYSRLLKDRIIFIGGPIDDHVANLVIAQFLFLEAEDPEKDIHLYINSPGGIVTAGLAIYDTMQYIKPNVSTICLGQAASMGSFLLAAGTPGKRFALPMARIMIHQPLGGVQGQATDIDIHAKEILRMKDLLNEKLAHHTRQPLDKITRDTERDFFMSAEEAKKYGIIDEVMPYRK
- the tig gene encoding trigger factor — protein: MKATAERIEKNTVLLEVEVEQEMLDKALDKAYRKIVKQVNIPGFRKGKAPRAMVERYVGKETLFGEAAEMIVPEAYLQALKETETEPIDQPKIDIVQGEAGKPLIFKATVEVKPEVTLGEYKGVEVTRPTTEITDEEVQQELERLQNRHAKLITVEDGTVQQDDTVLIDFTGYVDGEAFEGGSATNYSLTIGSGTFIPGFEEQIIGLKLGEEKDINVTFPEEYHAENLAGKAATFKVKVNEIKRKELAELDDEFAKDVSEFDTLDELRNDIRKRLMEAAETKAKSAVENGVVDAVVANATVEIPEVMIEYKVEEMINSVGHRLAQQGINLDQYFQYTNSSIDDMRERMKPDAEKTVRNELVLDAIAKAENITASEEEINEEIQKIAEYVKQDAKVVRKTLELQGELGHINQDIARRKVVTFLVDNAKISEGTKEA
- a CDS encoding ATP-binding cassette domain-containing protein — encoded protein: MDFAIEINKLSFHYKDGTKALRNISLHIERGTKVAILGPNGSGKTTLLLHLNGIHQVQQGELTVLAQRVGKGREKWLRSQVGMVFQDPDDQLFSATVWDDVAFGPINQGLRGEELKKRVSGALKQVKMEAYSQKAPYHLSYGQKKRVAIAGVLAMQPEIIVLDEPAAFLDPAAKQSLFQLLDELNSQGKTIVMATHDVDLAARWADRVFLLHSGQILAEGKPSLLTNQQVVVQADLELPTVSQIFVPFPELCQPTVPVTVAEAQEIIRKLSGLKGKHLGS
- the cbiQ gene encoding cobalt ECF transporter T component CbiQ codes for the protein MSFLRERPAAVGWITTVDPRVKVVAIFMFVIIISTLHNTRVLLAALLLLLGSSFAVGISGGYLLKRLTLILPFGGLMLCLLPFTTPGEPVFTLYLGVLELTATREGWAAVVLPGLRMITAFMGMFFLAATTTLPEIIHALQHLKVPKIFIVLMDFTVRYLAVVLDELARMQTARKARSFVAGKNLWHWHSVKTIGSTLGLLFLRAYDRSERVYLAMLSRGYDGSPPCCGHCHRIKKRDLCWGAGVITTAGAFKFFDLGVQQWILLLK
- a CDS encoding PDGLE domain-containing protein — its product is MSKKIWFGLAISLLVAALLSPFASPLPDGLERVAEDHSFLQIAEGQEVISSPIPDYLIPGLQNEMLATALAGVVGVLTTYVGLTLLLKLLVKQGKTST
- a CDS encoding energy-coupling factor ABC transporter permease, which translates into the protein MHIPDGFLDTKTWLSTAALGAMALGYSVSKTKQELNDRQIPQLGVMAAFIFAAQMVNFPVAGGTSGHLLGAALATILLGPWSASLVLTTVLIIQCLVFQDGGLTALGANVLNMAIIGTFVTQLAYRTLKGLSHSKWMDAVACFVASWLSVMVAAGAAAVELALSNRIPLDVGLPAMLGVHAFIGIGEGVITTAVVLTVLKVGFHPRWLRKGLAIDE
- a CDS encoding AzlC family ABC transporter permease, which produces MTSDLKQGIKAALPVVFGYFPIGLAFGVLAIQSGMTIIEVFLMSLLVYAGSAQFIGAGMLGAQASIGAIVLTTFLVNSRHLLMTASLAPFMRNLSPRLLSLLGFWVTDETFAISIAAVAKQQQSKGYFFGLFITAHLAWISSTVLGAMVGNFIPDPRVFGLDFALPAMFIALLILQVKHKKAVAVVIVSAALSIGIKLNAPGSWNIILATIISATIGVLIDQWMEKSSQSLSA
- a CDS encoding AzlD domain-containing protein, with the translated sequence MDGKVLAVIIGMMLVTYIPRMLPLAILSRINISKGVLNWLSYVPVAVLSALLAPELLIRDGQLSFNLANTYLLAALPCFLVGAYSKSIFLTVVTGMGMMVLLNRL